The DNA region CCGGTTCTAAACCAGGAGCATAAAGTACATGGTTAATAGGATTACGTAAACGCCCCCAAGCATCATAACTCAATTCCTGTTGGACAATACCCGCAGAATTTGTAATATGCGTGATACTACCCAAGTAATCACGACAAATATAATAAATTCCCCATGATCCATTCTTCTTCATATAAACAATTGGCGAAGAATAATAATCACCAGCCAAATAAAGGCGAGTTTCCGCATTATTTGTCTCATAACAATTACCGAGATAATAAGTCGCATTTTGTACAGCCCCCTTATGAGTTAAAAGCATTTTAGCACGTTCACCAGAAGAATCATACGTAAAAGTAGCTGTATAACCATTTTCTACAATAGTAGCCGGACGCTGAAAAGAAGTATAAGTAACATCTTGATTCCGTATAGGTATTTGATTTCCATTTAATTCCACATTAGTCACTGCATAAGGCTTCGTATCATGACTATAAAACATGGTGCCAATACCACTCATTGAGGTAATATTTCCTTTCGAATCATACCCTACCGTCTTACCTGCATAATTAGCTAAACGATTCAGATTATCATAACTAAAAGATTCCGTCAGATTGCGCTTCTTATCTACACGACTTGTCAGGTTTCCTTTCTGAATATCGAATGTATAAGCAAAATGTTGGATCACTCCAGCTTTTCTTTCTGTCAGTATACCATAGCTATTATATCCATACGTACGCGTTAATGGTCCAGTTACAGCGTTCGTAGGTTGCCCCAATCCATTCTCGGCTGTCAACTTCCATATAGAAGTTGTCCCCAACTTTACTTCTGTTAATTGTCCATTAACATAGGTCATATTCTCCGTTCCAATCACCGCCTCTTTAGAGGAACTATATGTAACAGAAGACACATTGCCATTTGCATAAGCGAAAACACGTTTCAACCAGATATCATCCGAAACCTTATCCGTCCGTGAGTTCAATCGGGCATATTCATCATAAGTATAGACTTTAGAAACGCCATTGGTCGAAGTCTCATTATCAATCTGTTTTGTTACCGGATCATATTTATAAGTAGTAGTAAACTCTGGTTGAACTTTACTTTTAGGACGACCATATTTATCATATACAATAGCTACAGTTTTATTATTTGCATCAGTTTGTGTTACCGTACGTATATTACCCGAGTAACCCTCCGTAAAAGTCATTGTCCCAGCACTAGGATCTACAATTTTAGTTCGGTGTCCATAATCAGGATCATAGTCAAACTCTGTTATAACCCCTCCTGGTGCAATAACCTTTTTCAACTGTTTGTCTGGACGATAAGAATAAGTAATTGTTCCTCCTGGATCTGTTGCGGAAGCCAACAGTCCACTCTTATCGTATGTTCGGGTAATTGTAATACCTTCTTTTACTATTGTTTCACTTTTCCCAATATAACTGTAAGATGTTGTTTTGCCATATGGCTCTGAAAACGAAACTATTCGATCAAAATCATCATAACTATATACATTCCATAACGAAGCTGTATTTCCTTTATAAGGCAGAGAGACCTTCCATAAGCGTCCCCAGTTATCATATTGTTTATCTATATACAGCCAAGTTCCATCAAAGCGTTTATTACCAATACGAATATCACGCCCTAGAGCATCATAATATGTACGCTGTTCCGGCATCCCCGTTACTAATTTCTCAATATAATATACCCCTGTACTCAAATCCCATCTATAATTTATATTCTCTATTGTACCATCATCATAAGTGGTTGTATTAACTCTCCCCAAATCATCATAATTATACAAAGCAATCTTACCCAAATTATTTACCACTTTTTCTGGTAGGCCATATTTATTATAATTAGAATATACCGTCATACGTCCTAAAGCATCAGTACGAGTGTTTACATAGCAATTATTCAAATAAGTACAAGTGTCTCCTAAATATTCCACCGATGTACGGGGGGCACTTACTTCTGTTAAAACATTGCCGTAAACATCATAAGTGCATCGCGTTTCTCCAACTTTATTACCATTAATTTTAATTATTTTCTTTTCTGGAAGATTTGTTCCTGTTTTATAAACCAATTCTTCTGAAGTTACCCACGAACTCCCATCACGCGATTCTGTTATTGTTTTCAAACAGGGAAGACCTATCAGCCACTTCGCGGTTGTGTTTGTATTACTATAAGTTTGATTCGTAACTGTTTTGATCACATTGTTAGATGTATAATCCGTATAAGTAACTGTTTCACGCGTAGGATTACTGTAAGTATCATAAAGATAATCTTTAGTCACTGTGGTACTTTTCAAAAGATCCTTTTCTACTGAGTTGTTCAGTCGTACCGTGGCTTTCTTATTAGAAGCAACAGCTGAATAATAAGTATAATTTCCTTCTGCTTCAGGAGTAATGACCCTAACCAAATTATTAAAGTTCAAAGGATCGTATATCGTTGTTATGGTTTTGTTACGTAATACATCCTCTGCTATTATTTTAGTAAAGCCACAAAAGCCACGGCCCTGCCGATGTACAACCCCTCCTTGATAGCGATACTCTTCCGAGGTTAAAATGCTACCATTTAAAGCAGTTTCTTTAGCAGCGAGCCCCCACAAAGGCCCTTGAAAGCGTTCATAAGGGAATGAAACAATTGCATTGGAACTATAAAAATCAATATAATCTCCGTTCTTTGCATTGAGAAGTTGATAGGAGTTTTTATCTATCACCCCGAAGCTATTAATTACTCCTGTTAGCAAATATTGTTTACGCTCATTCCTTGTAAAGCTCACCTTGTAAACATTTTCATCAATAACAGCTATAAGGGAACTATAAAAATTCGGTTGAGAAATAGAAGAAGGAAGTAAAGTAATACCACCACCAAGTGACGTTCCAAACCTATCCTCTTCTTTAAACCCACCATTACGATTGAAATACCCCCACGTACTGGTATTCTGCCTAAGTACCAAGTCTACATACCCATCTTGATCTATATCCTGTAGCATACAGGCAGCTTCATGTTCCACATATTCCGTTAAATTAAACGATCTACGTATATTGGATAACGGATAATAAACCTCCCACCACGTACCATTATGAAATTTACGCCAATATTCCACTTGACAGACATCCCCATGCACAGAACAACTACTACCATCCAGCCACTCACCACAAACCAAGCACCTGTTGGAATACCCAATATATTCTCCACAATGCACACATTCATAATCTTCCGGATATTCTGCATTACACTCCGGGCAAAATTCGTGTGAAGTAACAGGCATCTCATACGTACCTTTTTTGGTATATGACTTGACAGGAGTTACTAAGAATTCCGGTTTGCCATCACCATTTATATCTCCAATGGCCATGTCTCTATTGCTTTGAAATACATAATTATAGGATAAGTCAAAACTACATTTCAAGTTTAAGCTATATACTCCGTTCACTTGAGAAAACGAATACACTTTTGTTATCCCAAAATTAATATGACAAATATCCGTCTTTCCATCTCCGTCAATATCTACAGCCACCAAAATTCCTTGTTTCACATTGAAATTGAAAACATGAGCATTAAACAACACCTTATTTGTGCTCAAATCAAACAAATAGCACTTAGAGTTCATATCCTTATCCAAAGGTCTATCCATAGATATAGCCAATAACTCAGCTTTTCCATCTCCATTGTAATCGCCCGGAAGATATACTTTTGGCCAAATGCTAGAACTATTGGGAGCCTCACTGTCAAATGTAAAAGTAGAAGTCTGTGTCAAAGACAAACCCAGACCAGGCTTATAAACCTTTACAGTTAAACGATCCTTACCACTCTGCACCGTAGCATTTATCTTCAATAGTTCATCTCCAGATACTCCATCTACATCTGCCGACAATAAAGTCTGAAAGCCTCGCTCTGCATACAAAGTTGCAGGTACCAAAGTACTACCTTCCAAATTTCGATATACAAGCAACTCTTGGTTTTCAGCAAAAGCAGAATAATACCCTTTCGAAGATATAGCACAAGGATTAAAATCCGGATACGAAAAAAGTCCATCATCTTCTGTCCCTGACTCAAACTTTACCTTATTTACTACTAAATCGGTATCCTGATTAAAATATCTCGTTAATATAGCTTTTTGTTTTTCCCATCCATTCATATTATTATCATATCCATAGTAAAACAACAAAGGATTTAAATTATCGCAATCGATTCTTGTCAACAAAGACACATTACTAGTTTTATAAACAAATGAATAGGTATGAAGCAATTCTGTTCCGTGATAACACTTGATATTATCAAGTAAATGGGATAACTTTACTTCTGTCCCTCCTTCAAAACCACCCAACACGTCCACACGGTCTTTATAAGTAAATGTAATATTAGCCAATGGCGTATCAGAAGAGGTATGGGCTCCATATTCTATATTTAGAATACGATATCTGTTATTTTGATAAGCATAAGAAAAGGATACCATATTCCCCAAAACATCTGTACTTTTAGATATTGGGTAAACGAGGCAGTCACTCGCATTAGTTTGTGAACCAAACACAGCTACCGTGCCATTCGGATATAATACCATAAAATAACTAAACGTTCCGGATGCCGTTTTCTGCGCTTTCACTCGAATATTCCCTTGTTCTGTCTCAAAAACATTCACAACAGTTGTTGGTAACAGACGAACTCCATCAAGCATTAATGCATCATCA from Bacteroides sp. MSB163 includes:
- a CDS encoding RHS repeat-associated core domain-containing protein, with translation MSQQDLVRGFASGSHTHIPTSISVNTSKDVGVIPINSQVTPSGGLVYNVPISCVPVRSGITPSVSITYNSQGGNDIVGYGWSIGGLSSIIRVPRSMYYDGKTAPVEVNGDDALMLDGVRLLPTTVVNVFETEQGNIRVKAQKTASGTFSYFMVLYPNGTVAVFGSQTNASDCLVYPISKSTDVLGNMVSFSYAYQNNRYRILNIEYGAHTSSDTPLANITFTYKDRVDVLGGFEGGTEVKLSHLLDNIKCYHGTELLHTYSFVYKTSNVSLLTRIDCDNLNPLLFYYGYDNNMNGWEKQKAILTRYFNQDTDLVVNKVKFESGTEDDGLFSYPDFNPCAISSKGYYSAFAENQELLVYRNLEGSTLVPATLYAERGFQTLLSADVDGVSGDELLKINATVQSGKDRLTVKVYKPGLGLSLTQTSTFTFDSEAPNSSSIWPKVYLPGDYNGDGKAELLAISMDRPLDKDMNSKCYLFDLSTNKVLFNAHVFNFNVKQGILVAVDIDGDGKTDICHINFGITKVYSFSQVNGVYSLNLKCSFDLSYNYVFQSNRDMAIGDINGDGKPEFLVTPVKSYTKKGTYEMPVTSHEFCPECNAEYPEDYECVHCGEYIGYSNRCLVCGEWLDGSSCSVHGDVCQVEYWRKFHNGTWWEVYYPLSNIRRSFNLTEYVEHEAACMLQDIDQDGYVDLVLRQNTSTWGYFNRNGGFKEEDRFGTSLGGGITLLPSSISQPNFYSSLIAVIDENVYKVSFTRNERKQYLLTGVINSFGVIDKNSYQLLNAKNGDYIDFYSSNAIVSFPYERFQGPLWGLAAKETALNGSILTSEEYRYQGGVVHRQGRGFCGFTKIIAEDVLRNKTITTIYDPLNFNNLVRVITPEAEGNYTYYSAVASNKKATVRLNNSVEKDLLKSTTVTKDYLYDTYSNPTRETVTYTDYTSNNVIKTVTNQTYSNTNTTAKWLIGLPCLKTITESRDGSSWVTSEELVYKTGTNLPEKKIIKINGNKVGETRCTYDVYGNVLTEVSAPRTSVEYLGDTCTYLNNCYVNTRTDALGRMTVYSNYNKYGLPEKVVNNLGKIALYNYDDLGRVNTTTYDDGTIENINYRWDLSTGVYYIEKLVTGMPEQRTYYDALGRDIRIGNKRFDGTWLYIDKQYDNWGRLWKVSLPYKGNTASLWNVYSYDDFDRIVSFSEPYGKTTSYSYIGKSETIVKEGITITRTYDKSGLLASATDPGGTITYSYRPDKQLKKVIAPGGVITEFDYDPDYGHRTKIVDPSAGTMTFTEGYSGNIRTVTQTDANNKTVAIVYDKYGRPKSKVQPEFTTTYKYDPVTKQIDNETSTNGVSKVYTYDEYARLNSRTDKVSDDIWLKRVFAYANGNVSSVTYSSSKEAVIGTENMTYVNGQLTEVKLGTTSIWKLTAENGLGQPTNAVTGPLTRTYGYNSYGILTERKAGVIQHFAYTFDIQKGNLTSRVDKKRNLTESFSYDNLNRLANYAGKTVGYDSKGNITSMSGIGTMFYSHDTKPYAVTNVELNGNQIPIRNQDVTYTSFQRPATIVENGYTATFTYDSSGERAKMLLTHKGAVQNATYYLGNCYETNNAETRLYLAGDYYSSPIVYMKKNGSWGIYYICRDYLGSITHITNSAGIVQQELSYDAWGRLRNPINHVLYAPGLEPALLLGRGYTGHEHLSAFGLVNMNARLYDSALGRFLSPDPYVQMMDFTQNFNRYSYVLNNPLMYVDKSGKSVWLAAVIVGAWIGMGTAMVMSDNSGWALAGDMLKGLFIGGASGAAGYFAGGAMAGLLGTTSFIGGAVTGFSGGFAGGFVGGAGNAWLNGANFKQGLNAGLAAGGISGAIGGVIGGVLGGVSAMKNHGNFFTGKGAQYFDYTNGVNMADGNTVQIGEGMEYSNEYAAEFSLENFENVQNVDNLYADGTIPRGHIKLGDLVKYRGQYVNGTTVSNGVGKGYNVFLYKSAFICKEQLFLTMGHEYYHAGFYGMGLNNPTSHHAYIREWEYQHALKWNYKVGYYRNLNNMTSTIPTRYLKAAKILGY